A genomic segment from Capra hircus breed San Clemente chromosome 15, ASM170441v1, whole genome shotgun sequence encodes:
- the LOC102182425 gene encoding olfactory receptor 56A3-like, with protein MTTHQNGSISTEFSDLLLNCFVRSPSWQLWLSLPLSFLLLLALGANITLLNTIWLEASLHKPMYYLLSLLSSLDTVVCLTVILKVLAIFWFDLRAISFFACFFQMFIMNSFFAMESCTFMVMAYDRYVAICHPLRYPSIITDQFIAKAAIFILARSVFLTLPIPILSGRLHYCGRNICANMSVSRLSCGDITINHLYQFACGWTLLGSDLLLIFLSYTFILRAVLRLKAQGAVAKALSTCGSHFTLILFFSTILLVFVFMLVVEKKMSSDMPILLNVLHHVIPPALNPIVYGV; from the coding sequence ATGACAACACACCAAAATGGCAGCATCTCCACTGAGTTTTCAGACCTCCTTCTGAACTGTTTTGTCAGGTCCCCCAGCTGGCAGCTCTGGCTATCCCTACCTCTTAGCTTCCTCTTGCTCCTGGCCCTGGGTGCCAACATCACCCTCCTGAACACTATCTGGCTGGAGGCCTCTCTGCATAAGCCCATGTACTACCTGCTCAGCCTGCTCTCTTCGCTGGACACAGTGGTCTGTCTCACTGTCATCCTCAAGGTCCTGGCCATCTTTTGGTTTGACCTCAGGGCCATCAGCTTCTTTGCCTGCTTCTTTCAGATGTTCATCATGAATAGTTTCTTTGCCATGGAGTCCTGCACATTCATGGTCATGGCCTATGACCGTTATGTGGCCATCTGCCATCCATTGAGGTACCCATCCATCATCACTGACCAATTTATAGCCAAGGCAGCCATTTTCATTTTGGCCAGAAGTGTCTTCTTAACACTGCCCATCCCCATTCTCTCAGGACGTCTGCAttattgtgggagaaatatctgtGCCAATATGTCTGTCTCCAGGCTCTCCTGTGGTGATATTACCATCAATCATCTCTACCAATTTGCTTGTGGATGGACTCTGCTGGGATCTGACCTCCTCCTCATCTTCCTCTCCTACACCTTCATACTGAGGGCTGTGCTGAGACTCAAGGCACAGGGAGCTGTGGCCAAGGCCCTAAGCACATGTGGCTCCCACTTCACCCTGATCCTCTTCTTCAGCACCATCCTCCTGGTTTTTGTCTTCATGCTTGTggtagaaaagaaaatgtcatcTGACATGCCCATCTTGCTCAATGTCCTCCATCATGTCATCCCTCCAGCCCTCAACCCTATTGTCTATGGGGTGTGA